The nucleotide sequence CGTCGTACTCCGTGCACCGCAACTCGACGCCGTCGCAGAGCAGTGCCCAGTGCGCGCCCCTTGCCCCGTACGGCATGCCGACGCTGCCGGGGTTGACGACCAGCCGCCGGTCCGCGAGCCGCACGAACGGCATGTGCGTGTGCCCGCAGACGACCGTCGACGCGGAAACGCCGTCCAGGACCTCGGCCCAGCGCTCCGGAGAAGAGTCGACGAGCACGATCTCGGTGTCGTCGCGCGGGGTCGCGTGGCAGAACAGCACCCCGTCCACGGCCACCGTCAGCGGCAGGGCGTCGAGCACCGGCAGGTCGGCCGGACGCAGCTGCTTCGCCGCCCACGGGAAGATCGGGTCGGGGACGAACGAGCCGCCGGTGCGGGCGGATTCGGCCAGCTCGCGATCGGCGTTGCCGCGCACCCACACCGCGCGGTCGCCGAGGGCCTGGAGCCGCTCGAGGGTTTCGAGGGGCATCGGCCCGGCGAGCAGGTCGCCGAGCAGCACGATCTTCTCCGCCGCCCGGACGTCCGGCTCCGCCAGGACCGCCTCCAGCGCCGGGAGGACCCCGTGGATGTCCGCGAGCACCGCCACGTTCACCGGTCCACCATCGGGCAAGCCGAGCGCCCCGGGCGAGCGAGTTCGCCCAGGGCGCAACCGGCCTACTTCGTCGTGAGCGGCAGTTCGCGCACTCCGGTCATGTTGGGGTTGACCTGGAACTTCGGCGGCTCACCCGGGATCGTGCGCAGCGTCGGGTAGCGGTCGAACAGGATGTCCAGCGCCACCCGCCCTTCCAGGCGCGCGAGCGGTGCGCCGATGCAGAAGTGGATCCCGCGGCCGAACGCCAGGTGCGGGTTCTCCGCGCGCAGCGGGTCGAACGTGTCCGGGTCGCGGAACACCCGCTCGTCGCGGTTGGCCGCCGCCACCCACAGCAGCAGCA is from Amycolatopsis mediterranei and encodes:
- a CDS encoding metallophosphoesterase family protein, which translates into the protein MNVAVLADIHGVLPALEAVLAEPDVRAAEKIVLLGDLLAGPMPLETLERLQALGDRAVWVRGNADRELAESARTGGSFVPDPIFPWAAKQLRPADLPVLDALPLTVAVDGVLFCHATPRDDTEIVLVDSSPERWAEVLDGVSASTVVCGHTHMPFVRLADRRLVVNPGSVGMPYGARGAHWALLCDGVELRCTEYDVEAACRFLAEHCAYPDIEAWADFFVRNPASDTEALRVFSGRGTSST